A section of the Caldilineales bacterium genome encodes:
- the rsmD gene encoding 16S rRNA (guanine(966)-N(2))-methyltransferase RsmD, producing MRVIAGSAKGRRLESVPGDATRPITDKAKEALFSILGTRILGARVLDLFGGTGSVGIEALSRGADAAVFVERSPAALKTIGHNLQNTRLSELAVVVRGDAFQILAQPVATPYDYIFVAPPQYQGLWLKALLMIDARPELLTPPGEVIVQIHPKEFSEPVLAHLQRIDRRRYGSVQLDFYNRSDD from the coding sequence ATGCGCGTGATCGCAGGTTCGGCCAAAGGCAGGCGCCTGGAATCGGTGCCGGGCGATGCCACGCGCCCGATCACCGACAAGGCCAAAGAGGCGTTGTTCAGCATCCTGGGCACGCGTATCCTGGGGGCGCGGGTGCTGGATTTGTTCGGGGGCACGGGGTCCGTGGGGATCGAGGCCCTGAGCCGGGGAGCAGATGCGGCGGTTTTCGTCGAGCGTTCGCCAGCGGCGCTGAAGACCATCGGCCACAATCTGCAGAACACGCGCCTGTCCGAGTTGGCGGTGGTGGTGCGCGGCGATGCTTTTCAGATTCTAGCGCAGCCTGTAGCCACGCCCTATGATTACATTTTCGTGGCGCCGCCGCAATATCAGGGCTTGTGGCTCAAGGCGTTGCTGATGATCGACGCCCGGCCAGAGTTACTGACGCCGCCTGGCGAGGTCATCGTTCAGATTCACCCGAAGGAGTTCTCGGAGCCGGTCTTGGCACATCTGCAACGCATCGACAGGCGGCGCTATGGCAGTGTGCAACTCGATTTCTACAACCGCAGCGATGACTGA